DNA sequence from the Carboxydothermus pertinax genome:
CCCGAAGAGTTTTTCGGAAGTCCCACTAAAATGTTTCGGGCGCTTCCCTATGAAGAAGCTATCGCTGATGAGGTAAAAACCGAGATTGTTTCTTTTGAGCGAGCCACCGAAATTGTCAAAACTGCCGGCGGCGGAGCACTCACCTTATGTTATTGTCGCCACCAGCAGGAGCACCTCGGCAAAACCTGCCAGGTCAATGCCCCGGTAGAAGATATTTGTATATCCTTAGGTGGTGCCGCCGACTGGCTTATCCGCCGGGGCTTTGCCCGTCCGGCAACTGTTGATGAGCTTTTGGAGGTTCTTGCTAAATCCAAAGAACTTGGCTTAGTTCATTCGGTGGACAACGTCCAAAATAAGCCAGCCTATATTTGTAACTGCTGCGGCTGTTGCTGCGGGGTTTTAAGGGCAATAAACGAACATCAGGTAATGTCTATTGAGCCTTCAAGCTTTATCTTAAGTATTGAGGAGGTAAAATGTATCGGCTGCGGAAGCTGTGTCAAAAGATGTCAGGTTCATGCTTTATCTTTAGTTGAACAAGAGCCGGGCAACCCCAAAAGTAAAAAAGCGGTCTTAAATAAAGACCAGTGCCTTGGCTGCGGTGTCTGTGTCTCGGCCTGCAAAAAAGACGCCTTATCCCTGGTAAAAAGGGGCACTACTCCCAACGTCCCCAAAGATAAAAAAGAGCAAATGAACCTTATCGCCCAGGAAAAAGGGCGACTGTAAATAGTGATAGGTAATCGGTCGTCGGTGGTCGGTTTTAAATCTTTTTAATGGGTTTTTGTTATTTACATTTTTACCCAAATGTGATATCATTTTAATATAATCTTAATATCGGGAGGGGTTATAATGCAAGAAAAAAGGGTATGGAAAGCTAATGGTTATCTAGGTCTTTTCTTAACGCTAATTTTCTTTATCCTGGCAGTTATTTTTTTTATTAACAACGTACTGCAAATTTCTGGTATCCATCCCTTTCTACCGTTTAATCTTTTTCCCATTGGCTGGTACTTAGCAGCAATATTCTTTCTTTTAGGCATCACTTTAGCTTCAGGTCTTACCATCGTTCAGCCCAATTTGGGAGTTGTAGTAATTTTCTTTGGCGATTACAAAGGTACTATCCGGGAAAGTGGCTTCTTCTTAACTCTCCCTTTTTCGAGCCGCAAAAAAGTCTCCCTGCGGGTCCGAAACTTTAACAGTACCAAACTAAAGGTAAATGATGTCGATGGAAACCCGGTGGAAATCGCGGCGGTGGTAGTATTTAAAGTAATCGACACCGCCAAAGCAGTTTTTGATGTGGAAGATTACGAAAAATTTGTGGAAATCCAGAGTGAAACTGCGCTAAGACATGTGGCTTCTAAATACCCCTATGATAATTTTGTAGAAGAAGGAATTTCGCTGCGGGGAAATTCCGATGTAGTCGCTAAGGAGCTAGCCAGTGAACTTCAGGATAGGCTTCAAGTTGCCGGAGTCGAAGTATTAGAAGCAAGGCTTACCCATTTAGCTTACGCCACCGAAATTGCCCAGGCGATGCTTCAACGCCAGCAAGCTTCCGCTATCTTGGCCGCCCGGCAGAAAATCGTAGAAGGAGCGGTAGGCATGGTGCAGATGGCAATTGAACGGTTAGAAAAAGACGCCAATATCTCCTTAGATGAAGAAAGAAAGGCGCAAATGATTAATAATCTAATGGTTGCTATCGTCTCGGACCGCTCTGCCCAGCCGGTAATAAATACCGGAACGATTTATTAAAAAAGTATGGCCAGGAAAAAAAGTTTTCCTCTAAGAATTGATCCTGCACTCTACGAAATCCTTGAAAAATGGGCAGCGGACGAGTTTCGCTCGGTAAATTCGCATATTGAGTACCTTTTAAGAGAAGCCGCCAAAAA
Encoded proteins:
- a CDS encoding SPFH domain-containing protein produces the protein MQEKRVWKANGYLGLFLTLIFFILAVIFFINNVLQISGIHPFLPFNLFPIGWYLAAIFFLLGITLASGLTIVQPNLGVVVIFFGDYKGTIRESGFFLTLPFSSRKKVSLRVRNFNSTKLKVNDVDGNPVEIAAVVVFKVIDTAKAVFDVEDYEKFVEIQSETALRHVASKYPYDNFVEEGISLRGNSDVVAKELASELQDRLQVAGVEVLEARLTHLAYATEIAQAMLQRQQASAILAARQKIVEGAVGMVQMAIERLEKDANISLDEERKAQMINNLMVAIVSDRSAQPVINTGTIY
- a CDS encoding 4Fe-4S dicluster domain-containing protein produces the protein MGHLGFSKEEVFKALAKRLHKNPVGAPYSETLMKILKTLYTEQEAEIGSKFPGGFVTIDKLSAATGIETTELKEYLENMANKGLVIDAVRKGETYYMLTPTVVGFFEYTFMRVDPNLPLKDLAELFEAYHHEPGVPEEFFGSPTKMFRALPYEEAIADEVKTEIVSFERATEIVKTAGGGALTLCYCRHQQEHLGKTCQVNAPVEDICISLGGAADWLIRRGFARPATVDELLEVLAKSKELGLVHSVDNVQNKPAYICNCCGCCCGVLRAINEHQVMSIEPSSFILSIEEVKCIGCGSCVKRCQVHALSLVEQEPGNPKSKKAVLNKDQCLGCGVCVSACKKDALSLVKRGTTPNVPKDKKEQMNLIAQEKGRL